Proteins from a single region of Starkeya sp. ORNL1:
- a CDS encoding methyltransferase has product MTGETPDITDDAVLGGRLRLLQPAKGHRVGHDALLLAASVPVEARHAIDLGAGVGSAGLALAARVPEARVVLVEIDPAIAALARQNAARQQPDLSGRIEVVTADVALLGRASGPAAPAMGSADTVLMNPPFNDPARHRVSPYERRARAHMGADAVLEEWVRAADRLLGAAGRLCLIHRPEALEAVLAALKGRFGAAAIRPVHPLPDAPAIRILITALKGRRTPPSLLPGLVLADASGRPSEAAERVLRGGEGI; this is encoded by the coding sequence TTGACCGGCGAAACTCCCGATATCACCGACGACGCCGTGCTCGGCGGGCGGCTGCGCCTGCTGCAGCCGGCCAAGGGCCACCGTGTCGGCCATGATGCGCTGCTGCTGGCCGCCAGCGTGCCGGTGGAGGCGCGCCACGCGATCGATCTCGGCGCCGGCGTCGGCTCCGCCGGCCTTGCGCTGGCGGCACGGGTACCGGAAGCGCGGGTCGTGCTGGTGGAGATCGACCCGGCCATTGCCGCGTTGGCGCGTCAGAACGCCGCCCGGCAGCAGCCGGACCTCAGTGGGCGCATCGAGGTGGTGACAGCGGATGTGGCATTGCTCGGCCGTGCCTCGGGGCCGGCCGCGCCTGCGATGGGCAGCGCCGATACGGTGCTGATGAACCCGCCCTTCAATGATCCCGCCCGCCACCGGGTCTCGCCGTACGAGCGGCGGGCGCGCGCCCATATGGGTGCCGATGCCGTGCTGGAGGAATGGGTGCGCGCCGCCGATCGCTTGCTGGGTGCCGCCGGCCGGCTCTGCCTGATCCATCGGCCGGAAGCGCTGGAGGCGGTGCTGGCCGCTCTCAAGGGCCGCTTCGGCGCGGCGGCGATCCGCCCGGTGCATCCCTTGCCCGATGCGCCGGCGATCCGCATCCTCATCACCGCGCTGAAGGGTCGCCGCACCCCGCCGAGCCTGTTGCCCGGCTTGGTGCTGGCCGACGCATCGGGCCGCCCGAGCGAGGCGGCGGAGCGGGTATTGCGCGGCGGGGAGGGGATTTAG
- the rimP gene encoding ribosome maturation factor RimP, protein MTETNVAATIDATLDEPRLITEAGPAARVAAIVEPVLNGLGFRLVRVRLSGRDGITLQIMAERPDGSFGIDECEASSRAISPVLDVEDPISGAYHLEMSSPGIDRPLMRFSDFLRWSGHEVKIEMAIPFDGRKRFRGLLLGAEDGHAIVRISDAPADAPDTFRLPIADIGEARLVMTDALIREALRRDKALREGDDEDDSDDESGTEEAGEEIAVRILPPKKMPVKKDAKSPWAGKPVAKHANKNSPTKNPPGKPGRKSTAKETH, encoded by the coding sequence ATGACCGAGACCAACGTCGCCGCAACCATAGATGCCACTCTGGACGAGCCGCGCCTCATCACCGAGGCGGGCCCGGCGGCGCGTGTCGCCGCCATTGTCGAGCCGGTGTTGAACGGCCTCGGCTTCCGGCTGGTGCGGGTGCGTCTTTCGGGCCGCGACGGCATCACCTTGCAGATCATGGCCGAGCGGCCGGACGGCAGCTTCGGCATCGACGAGTGCGAGGCGTCGAGCCGCGCCATCTCCCCGGTGCTCGATGTCGAGGATCCGATCTCCGGCGCCTACCATCTCGAAATGTCCTCGCCCGGCATCGACCGGCCCTTGATGCGGTTCAGCGACTTCCTGCGCTGGTCCGGCCACGAGGTGAAAATCGAGATGGCGATACCGTTCGATGGCCGCAAGCGCTTCCGCGGCCTGCTGCTCGGCGCCGAGGACGGCCACGCCATCGTGCGCATCTCGGACGCGCCGGCCGATGCGCCCGACACCTTCCGGCTGCCGATCGCCGATATCGGCGAAGCGCGTCTCGTCATGACCGATGCGCTGATCCGCGAAGCATTGCGGCGCGACAAGGCGCTGCGCGAAGGCGACGACGAGGACGATAGCGACGACGAAAGCGGCACCGAGGAAGCGGGCGAGGAAATCGCCGTCCGCATCCTGCCGCCGAAGAAGATGCCGGTGAAGAAGGACGCGAAGAGTCCGTGGGCCGGCAAGCCCGTCGCCAAGCACGCAAACAAGAATTCGCCCACCAAGAATCCGCCCGGCAAACCTGGCCGGAAATCCACCGCGAAGGAGACGCACTGA
- a CDS encoding 4-(cytidine 5'-diphospho)-2-C-methyl-D-erythritol kinase, with product MSLSLPLSVGAAALHERAPAKVNLSLRVLGRRADGYHELVSLVAFAGTGDRLSLEPGPLGLTVGGPNAAEAGAEADNLVLRAATALAAKVPGLASGHFHLVKHLPVAAGLGGGSADAAAALRLLARLNGLAADDPRLREAALETGSDIPACLNGTACLMTGRGEGVAPVTLPRFGMVLVNPRVPVSTAAVFRLLALQPGEVRASVPGPPPADRGELLAFLQGEPNDLEPPAHRLAPVLADVAGALEATPGHRLVRMSGSGATMFALYDDCRAAARAARLVKATYPVWWVKPTVLG from the coding sequence ATGTCGCTCTCCCTCCCGCTTTCCGTCGGTGCCGCAGCACTCCATGAGCGCGCACCCGCCAAGGTGAATCTCAGCCTCCGCGTGCTCGGCCGGCGCGCCGACGGCTATCATGAACTCGTCAGCCTCGTCGCCTTTGCCGGTACCGGCGACCGGCTGTCGCTCGAGCCGGGTCCATTGGGCCTGACGGTGGGTGGGCCGAACGCGGCGGAGGCCGGTGCGGAGGCGGACAATCTCGTGCTGCGCGCCGCGACCGCGCTGGCCGCGAAGGTGCCGGGGCTGGCGAGCGGGCATTTCCATCTGGTGAAGCATTTGCCGGTAGCGGCCGGGCTTGGCGGCGGCTCGGCGGATGCGGCGGCGGCGCTGCGGCTGCTGGCGCGGCTGAACGGACTCGCTGCCGACGATCCGCGGCTGCGCGAAGCGGCGCTGGAAACCGGTTCGGACATTCCCGCCTGCCTCAATGGCACCGCCTGCCTGATGACCGGGCGCGGCGAGGGCGTCGCTCCGGTGACGCTGCCGCGGTTCGGCATGGTGCTGGTCAATCCGCGCGTGCCGGTCTCCACTGCCGCGGTGTTCCGGCTGCTGGCGCTGCAGCCCGGTGAGGTGCGCGCCTCGGTGCCGGGCCCGCCGCCGGCAGATCGCGGCGAACTGCTGGCCTTTCTCCAGGGCGAGCCCAACGACCTCGAACCGCCCGCCCACCGTCTTGCCCCGGTATTGGCGGACGTGGCGGGTGCGCTGGAGGCGACACCCGGCCATCGCCTCGTCCGCATGTCCGGCTCGGGCGCCACCATGTTCGCGCTCTATGATGATTGCCGCGCCGCGGCCCGCGCCGCCAGGCTGGTGAAGGCGACGTATCCCGTATGGTGGGTGAAGCCGACCGTACTGGGATGA
- the infB gene encoding translation initiation factor IF-2, translated as MTDTKNPGEKTMGVGQGVGQGGKTLTLKRPVEQGVVRQSFSHGRSKSVVVEKVKRREIGPGAGTGVPTGVSAGDKPRPPVASAPSAPAAAPQATASQAATSQATRPAAAQAARPAAVPSAQPTRAAAAPSAAAAPARAPAPPPNRTVQSPGANISGPRPAPSGSRPGGVVLRSLTEEEARARTAALQDARVREAEERRIAEEEARRRAEREAREKIEREAAEARKREEEARRAFEEEAKRKSEQEARKRFGDDAPQQPAAAAAAPGAPAARAPQPAPGNAPAVVGAPRVATPRSAASMESEEEERRPVRRGPGGAPARPAPPPKPTRPAVGAEKNRGRLTLVTALSGDDERQRSLASYRRRNQRMSGHRQAEVKEKIAREVIVPETISIQELANRMAERAVDVIRLLMRQGQMVKITDVIDADTAQLIAEELGHSVRRVAESDVEEGLFDTPDAPETLESRPPVVTIMGHVDHGKTSLLDAIRKANVVSGEAGGITQHIGAYQVTSPLGGKITFIDTPGHAAFTAMRARGAKVTDIVVLVVAADDGVMPQTVEAINHARAAKVPLIVAINKIDKPDAKPERVRTELLQYEVQVESLGGETLEVEVSAKAHTNLDKLLELISLQSEVLDLKANPDRDAEGTVIEAKLDRGRGPVATVLVQRGTLHGGDIVVAGAEWGRVRALISDTGAPVESAGPSFPVEVLGFNGTPEAGDRLAVVESEARAREVTDYRQRQKREKAAARSATVRGSLEQMMSQAKTAGRKEFPLIIKGDVSGSVEAIISSLEKLGTDEVQARIIHSGAGGVNESDITLAETAGAAIIAFNVRANKEAREAAERAGIEIRYYNIIYDLVDDVKLAMGGLLAPVKRETMLGNAVILEIFAVSKVGKVAGCRVTDGTVERGQHVRLIRDNVVIHEGKLATLNRFKDAVNVVQAGQECGMSFENYQDMRAGDVIECYRVEVVQRTL; from the coding sequence ATGACCGATACGAAGAATCCAGGCGAGAAGACGATGGGCGTTGGTCAAGGGGTCGGCCAGGGTGGCAAGACCCTCACGCTCAAGCGGCCTGTTGAGCAGGGCGTCGTCCGCCAGAGCTTCAGCCATGGGCGGTCCAAGTCCGTCGTGGTGGAGAAAGTAAAGCGCCGGGAAATCGGTCCGGGCGCCGGGACAGGTGTGCCTACTGGCGTGAGCGCGGGCGACAAGCCCAGGCCGCCGGTCGCGAGTGCGCCGAGCGCTCCCGCCGCCGCGCCCCAGGCCACGGCATCCCAGGCCGCCACATCCCAGGCCACGCGCCCCGCTGCTGCCCAGGCCGCGCGCCCCGCCGCTGTGCCCTCGGCCCAGCCGACGCGTGCTGCTGCCGCTCCTTCGGCAGCGGCCGCACCTGCGCGCGCCCCGGCCCCGCCGCCGAACCGCACCGTGCAATCGCCCGGGGCCAACATCTCCGGCCCGCGCCCGGCTCCCTCCGGCTCGCGCCCCGGCGGCGTCGTGCTGCGTTCGCTGACCGAGGAAGAGGCCCGCGCCCGCACCGCCGCGCTCCAGGATGCCCGCGTCCGCGAGGCTGAGGAACGCCGCATCGCGGAAGAGGAAGCCCGCCGCCGCGCCGAGCGCGAAGCCCGCGAAAAGATCGAGCGCGAGGCCGCCGAGGCTCGCAAGCGCGAGGAAGAAGCCCGCCGCGCCTTCGAGGAAGAGGCCAAGCGCAAGTCCGAGCAGGAGGCGCGCAAGCGCTTCGGCGACGATGCCCCGCAGCAGCCGGCGGCCGCTGCCGCCGCGCCGGGTGCCCCGGCAGCCCGTGCGCCGCAGCCGGCTCCCGGCAATGCGCCGGCCGTCGTCGGCGCACCGCGGGTCGCCACGCCGCGCAGCGCAGCGTCCATGGAATCCGAGGAGGAGGAACGCCGTCCCGTTCGTCGCGGGCCCGGTGGCGCTCCGGCGCGTCCCGCTCCCCCGCCGAAGCCGACCCGTCCGGCCGTCGGCGCGGAGAAGAATCGCGGCCGCCTGACGCTCGTCACCGCGCTGTCCGGTGACGACGAGCGCCAGCGCTCGCTCGCCTCGTACCGTCGCCGCAACCAGCGCATGAGCGGCCATCGGCAGGCCGAGGTAAAGGAAAAGATCGCCCGCGAGGTCATCGTCCCAGAGACGATCTCGATCCAGGAACTCGCCAACCGCATGGCGGAGCGCGCGGTCGACGTCATCCGCCTGCTGATGCGCCAGGGCCAGATGGTGAAGATCACCGACGTGATCGACGCCGACACCGCCCAGCTGATCGCCGAGGAACTCGGCCACAGCGTGCGCCGCGTTGCCGAATCCGACGTCGAAGAGGGCCTGTTCGACACCCCCGACGCGCCGGAGACGCTGGAATCGCGCCCGCCGGTCGTGACCATCATGGGCCATGTCGACCACGGCAAGACCTCGCTGCTCGACGCCATCCGCAAGGCGAATGTCGTCTCCGGCGAGGCCGGCGGCATCACCCAGCACATCGGCGCCTATCAGGTCACCTCGCCGCTCGGCGGCAAGATCACCTTCATCGACACGCCCGGCCACGCCGCGTTCACCGCGATGCGCGCCCGCGGCGCGAAGGTGACGGACATCGTGGTGCTGGTGGTGGCGGCGGACGACGGCGTGATGCCGCAGACCGTCGAGGCCATCAACCACGCCCGCGCGGCGAAGGTGCCGCTGATCGTCGCCATCAACAAGATCGACAAGCCGGACGCGAAGCCCGAGCGCGTGCGCACCGAGCTGCTGCAGTACGAAGTGCAGGTGGAAAGCCTCGGCGGCGAGACCCTCGAAGTCGAGGTCTCCGCCAAGGCGCACACCAATCTCGACAAGCTGCTGGAACTCATCAGCCTGCAGTCGGAAGTGCTCGACCTGAAGGCCAACCCGGATCGCGACGCCGAAGGCACCGTGATCGAGGCCAAGCTCGACCGCGGCCGTGGTCCGGTGGCGACCGTGCTGGTGCAGCGCGGCACGCTGCATGGCGGCGACATCGTGGTGGCCGGCGCCGAATGGGGCCGTGTCCGCGCGCTGATCTCCGACACCGGCGCGCCGGTGGAATCCGCCGGCCCGTCCTTCCCGGTCGAGGTGCTCGGCTTCAACGGCACGCCGGAGGCGGGCGACCGTCTTGCGGTGGTCGAGAGCGAAGCCCGCGCCCGCGAGGTCACCGACTATCGCCAGCGCCAGAAGCGCGAGAAGGCGGCGGCCCGTTCCGCCACCGTCCGCGGCTCGCTGGAGCAGATGATGAGCCAGGCCAAGACGGCCGGGCGGAAGGAATTCCCGCTCATCATCAAGGGCGACGTGTCGGGTTCGGTGGAAGCGATCATCTCCTCGCTGGAGAAGCTCGGCACCGACGAGGTGCAGGCCCGGATCATCCATTCCGGCGCCGGCGGCGTGAACGAGAGCGACATCACGCTTGCCGAGACGGCGGGCGCGGCGATCATCGCCTTCAATGTCCGCGCCAACAAGGAAGCCCGCGAGGCGGCCGAGCGCGCCGGCATCGAGATCCGCTACTACAACATCATCTACGACCTCGTGGATGACGTGAAGCTGGCGATGGGCGGCCTGCTCGCCCCGGTGAAGCGCGAGACCATGCTGGGCAACGCGGTGATCCTCGAGATCTTCGCCGTGTCGAAGGTCGGCAAGGTCGCCGGCTGCCGCGTCACCGACGGTACGGTGGAGCGCGGCCAGCATGTCCGCCTGATCCGCGACAACGTCGTGATCCACGAAGGCAAGCTCGCCACGCTGAACCGCTTCAAGGATGCGGTGAACGTGGTGCAGGCCGGCCAGGAGTGCGGCATGTCCTTCGAGAACTACCAGGACATGCGCGCCGGCGACGTGATCGAGTGCTACCGCGTCGAGGTGGTGCAGCGTACGCTGTGA
- a CDS encoding RNA-binding protein, protein MLAVRDEAMMDDETDAGPGTGRGVVTRLCIATRDVKPVDELLRFVVAPDGTLVPDLAARLPGRGAWVTATRSAVTDAIKKKAFGRAFKGKAKAPDAGLPDLVEGLLEKDALAALALANKAGKLVAGNMKVTEALQGGEVSVLLHAADAKADGVSKLDSLARRVGADTGREITRVRCLDGAQLDLALGRANVVHAALLAHGTSAGFVSRTRRLERWRAG, encoded by the coding sequence ATGCTGGCGGTGCGCGACGAGGCGATGATGGATGACGAGACCGATGCCGGACCCGGCACCGGCCGCGGCGTCGTCACGCGCCTGTGCATCGCCACGCGGGACGTGAAGCCGGTCGACGAATTGCTGCGCTTCGTGGTGGCGCCGGACGGCACGCTGGTGCCGGACCTCGCCGCCAGATTGCCGGGCCGCGGCGCCTGGGTCACCGCGACCCGGTCCGCCGTTACCGACGCAATCAAGAAGAAGGCCTTTGGCCGTGCCTTCAAGGGCAAGGCCAAGGCGCCGGATGCGGGTCTTCCCGATCTGGTGGAAGGCCTGCTGGAGAAGGACGCGCTCGCTGCTCTCGCGCTCGCCAACAAGGCGGGCAAGCTGGTGGCGGGCAATATGAAAGTGACGGAAGCCCTCCAGGGGGGCGAGGTTTCCGTGCTGCTGCACGCAGCCGATGCCAAGGCCGACGGGGTGTCGAAGCTCGACTCCCTGGCGCGCCGTGTCGGCGCGGACACGGGCCGCGAAATCACACGCGTGCGGTGTCTCGACGGAGCGCAATTGGACTTGGCGCTTGGCCGGGCAAATGTGGTACATGCTGCGCTGCTCGCGCACGGAACGAGCGCGGGCTTTGTCTCGCGCACCAGAAGGCTCGAGCGCTGGCGGGCCGGATAA
- a CDS encoding DUF2007 domain-containing protein translates to MRELLRTNDLVLISAVEALLKAARIPHYVADGHMSALEGSIGLLPRRLMVEEDYLRRARDLLAEAGLGHVLAD, encoded by the coding sequence ATGCGTGAACTGCTGCGCACCAATGACCTCGTCCTGATCTCCGCGGTGGAGGCGCTGCTGAAGGCCGCGCGCATTCCCCATTATGTCGCGGACGGCCATATGAGCGCGCTCGAAGGCTCGATCGGCCTGCTGCCGCGACGGCTCATGGTGGAGGAGGATTATCTGCGCCGCGCCCGCGACCTGCTCGCCGAGGCGGGCCTCGGCCACGTGCTGGCGGACTGA
- the nusA gene encoding transcription termination factor NusA, protein MAVVSANRLELLQIADAVAREKSIDRGIVIAAMEDAIAKAARSRYGAETDIHAEINPRTGELRLARHLLVVEQVENSAIEIDLPGARRLNPAAQIGDSIADTLPPFDFGRIAAQSAKQVIVQKVREAERDRQYDEYKDRIGEIVNGAVKRVEYGNVVVDLGRGEGSLRRDELLPREIFKTGDRIRAYVYDVRREPRGPQIFLSRTHPQFMAKLFAQEVPEIYDGIVEIRAVARDPGSRAKIAVVSRDSSVDPVGACVGMRGSRVQAVVNELQGEKIDIIPWSPDVATFIVNALAPAEVVKVVLDEDRERIEVVVPDAQLSLAIGRRGQNVRLASQLTGWDIDIMTEAEESERRQKEFAERTKMFAEALDLDEMMGQLLASEGFATVEELAYVPLNELSSIEGFDEDTAQELQNRAQNYLARIEADYDERRRALGVEDELREVEGVTSPMLVAFGENDIKTIEDLAGCATDDLIGWTERKDGETIRIAGALEGFGLSREEAEALVMRARVKAGWITEEDLAGPAGEETLGDEAEQQG, encoded by the coding sequence ATGGCTGTCGTCAGCGCAAACCGGCTCGAACTGCTCCAGATCGCCGATGCGGTCGCCCGTGAGAAGTCGATTGACCGGGGCATCGTCATCGCCGCCATGGAAGACGCGATCGCGAAAGCGGCGCGCTCTCGCTATGGCGCCGAGACCGACATCCATGCGGAAATCAATCCGCGCACCGGCGAACTGCGTCTCGCGCGCCATCTGCTGGTAGTCGAGCAGGTCGAGAATTCCGCCATCGAGATCGATCTGCCCGGCGCCCGCCGGCTGAACCCGGCCGCGCAGATCGGCGATTCCATCGCCGACACGCTGCCGCCGTTCGATTTCGGCCGCATCGCTGCGCAGTCGGCCAAGCAGGTCATCGTGCAGAAGGTGCGCGAGGCCGAGCGTGACCGTCAGTATGACGAGTACAAGGACCGCATCGGCGAGATCGTGAACGGCGCGGTGAAGCGCGTCGAATACGGCAACGTCGTCGTCGATCTCGGCCGCGGCGAAGGCTCGCTGCGCCGTGACGAGCTGCTGCCGCGCGAAATCTTCAAGACCGGCGACCGTATCCGCGCCTATGTCTATGACGTGCGCCGCGAGCCGCGCGGCCCGCAGATCTTCCTGTCGCGCACCCATCCGCAGTTCATGGCGAAGCTGTTCGCGCAGGAAGTGCCGGAAATCTATGACGGCATCGTCGAGATCCGCGCGGTCGCCCGCGACCCCGGCTCGCGCGCCAAGATCGCCGTGGTCTCGCGCGATTCCTCGGTCGATCCGGTCGGCGCCTGCGTCGGCATGCGCGGCTCGCGCGTGCAGGCTGTGGTGAACGAGCTGCAGGGCGAGAAGATCGACATCATCCCGTGGTCGCCGGACGTTGCAACCTTCATCGTCAATGCGCTGGCCCCGGCGGAAGTCGTGAAGGTGGTGCTCGACGAGGACCGCGAGCGTATTGAAGTCGTGGTCCCGGATGCCCAATTGTCTCTCGCCATCGGCCGCCGCGGCCAGAATGTGCGCCTCGCCTCCCAGCTTACCGGCTGGGACATCGACATCATGACCGAGGCGGAAGAGAGCGAGCGGCGGCAGAAGGAATTCGCCGAGCGTACCAAGATGTTCGCCGAGGCCCTCGACCTCGACGAGATGATGGGCCAGTTGCTGGCCTCCGAAGGCTTCGCCACCGTCGAAGAGCTGGCCTATGTGCCGCTCAACGAGCTGTCGAGCATCGAAGGCTTCGACGAAGATACCGCGCAGGAGCTGCAGAACCGGGCGCAGAACTATCTTGCCCGGATCGAAGCGGATTATGACGAGCGCCGCCGCGCGCTGGGCGTCGAGGACGAACTTCGCGAGGTCGAGGGCGTCACCTCGCCGATGCTGGTCGCGTTCGGCGAGAACGACATCAAGACGATCGAGGACCTCGCGGGCTGCGCCACCGATGACCTCATCGGCTGGACCGAGCGCAAGGATGGCGAGACCATCCGCATCGCCGGTGCGCTGGAAGGCTTCGGGCTTTCCCGCGAGGAGGCCGAAGCGCTGGTCATGCGGGCCCGCGTCAAGGCCGGCTGGATCACCGAGGAAGACCTTGCCGGCCCGGCCGGCGAGGAGACGCTCGGCGACGAAGCCGAGCAACAGGGCTAA
- a CDS encoding polyprenyl synthetase family protein, with protein sequence MAVVLPFDPIAEPSLEGIIELVRADMERVNALILSRTGSEVTMIPEVANHLISSGGKRLRPMLTLATAELAAYQGDGDVKLAAAVEFMHTATLLHDDVVDDSEMRRGKLAARMLWGNEASVLVGDFLLGQAFRMMVEVGSMRALDILSTAAVVIAEGEVAQLAAAKNTATTEDEYLAVIRGKTAELFGAASEVGPVIGGLSKAEQAACRSYGMNLGIAFQLVDDALDYGGSRAKLGKNVGDDFREGKITLPIVLAFRRGGDEERTFWKRCLEEGEITDGDLEHAMELLARHRALTDTVDRARHYGAIAKDALGLFPDGPAKSALLDVVDFCVARAR encoded by the coding sequence GTGGCCGTCGTCCTGCCCTTCGATCCCATCGCCGAACCCTCGCTGGAGGGCATCATCGAGCTCGTCCGCGCCGACATGGAACGCGTCAATGCGCTGATCCTGTCGCGCACCGGCTCGGAGGTGACGATGATCCCGGAGGTGGCGAATCATCTGATTTCCTCCGGCGGCAAGCGGCTGCGCCCGATGCTCACCCTCGCCACCGCCGAGCTCGCCGCCTATCAGGGCGATGGCGACGTGAAGCTCGCCGCCGCGGTCGAGTTCATGCACACCGCGACGCTGCTGCATGACGACGTGGTCGACGACAGCGAGATGCGCCGCGGCAAGCTCGCCGCCCGCATGCTGTGGGGCAACGAGGCGAGCGTGCTGGTCGGCGACTTCCTGCTCGGCCAGGCATTCCGCATGATGGTCGAGGTGGGCAGCATGCGTGCTCTCGACATCCTCTCCACCGCCGCCGTGGTGATCGCCGAGGGCGAGGTCGCCCAGCTCGCCGCGGCCAAGAACACCGCGACCACCGAGGACGAATATCTCGCCGTGATCCGCGGCAAGACCGCCGAGCTGTTCGGCGCCGCCTCCGAGGTCGGGCCGGTGATCGGCGGGTTGAGCAAGGCCGAGCAGGCCGCCTGCCGCAGCTATGGCATGAATCTCGGCATCGCCTTCCAGCTGGTCGACGATGCGCTGGATTATGGTGGCTCGCGCGCCAAGCTCGGCAAGAATGTCGGCGACGATTTCCGCGAGGGCAAGATCACGCTGCCGATCGTGCTGGCGTTCCGCCGCGGCGGCGACGAGGAGCGCACCTTCTGGAAGCGCTGTCTCGAGGAGGGCGAGATCACCGACGGCGATCTGGAGCACGCCATGGAATTGCTCGCCCGGCACAGGGCGTTGACCGACACCGTCGACCGCGCCCGGCATTACGGCGCCATCGCCAAGGACGCGCTCGGCCTGTTCCCCGACGGGCCGGCGAAGAGCGCACTGCTCGACGTGGTAGATTTCTGCGTGGCGCGGGCGCGGTAG
- a CDS encoding YcxB family protein, translating to MPSNTAAGGSYDLRYSLERADIGAFQTCAHTLSGIRKLLYLAPLVAVAVLIDMAKDTAGGAALGLANEWTRYGVTASAVIVLAILMTLFRKLALARAVRLASVSPGETRLLANSAGVRISDDAGHRAHGWDAIRSVVRGDEHVFLMTAPTQAIIVPLRAFANYDEMLRFSVVADEAAREARAPTPLARVPGNDNKKGYST from the coding sequence ATGCCTTCGAACACCGCCGCCGGCGGCAGCTATGATCTGCGCTACAGCCTGGAGCGCGCCGACATCGGCGCCTTCCAGACCTGTGCGCACACGCTGAGCGGCATTCGCAAGCTGCTCTACCTCGCGCCGCTGGTGGCTGTCGCCGTACTCATCGATATGGCAAAGGACACCGCGGGCGGCGCTGCACTGGGCCTGGCGAATGAATGGACGCGCTACGGCGTGACCGCGAGCGCAGTAATCGTGCTCGCGATCCTGATGACGCTGTTCCGCAAGCTTGCGCTGGCGCGCGCCGTGCGGCTCGCCAGCGTGTCGCCCGGCGAAACCCGCCTCCTCGCCAATTCGGCCGGCGTGCGCATCAGCGACGACGCCGGCCATCGCGCTCATGGCTGGGATGCGATCCGCTCCGTGGTGCGCGGCGATGAGCACGTCTTCCTGATGACCGCACCAACGCAGGCGATCATCGTGCCGCTTCGCGCCTTCGCCAATTACGACGAGATGCTGCGCTTCTCCGTCGTCGCCGATGAAGCGGCGCGGGAAGCGCGGGCGCCCACGCCGCTGGCGCGGGTGCCCGGGAACGATAATAAGAAAGGATATTCGACATGA
- a CDS encoding YnfA family protein — MTTPLAFVLAAFAEIAGCFAFWAVVRNGASALWLAPGVASLIAFAWLLTFVDAQAAGRAFAAYGGVYVAASLAWLWAVEGFRPDRWDLIGGVICVVGAAVVVFGPRG; from the coding sequence ATGACCACGCCGCTCGCTTTCGTGCTCGCCGCTTTTGCCGAGATCGCCGGCTGCTTCGCCTTCTGGGCGGTGGTGCGCAACGGCGCCTCCGCACTCTGGCTGGCGCCGGGCGTGGCGAGCCTCATCGCCTTCGCCTGGCTGCTCACCTTCGTCGATGCGCAAGCCGCCGGCCGCGCCTTCGCCGCCTATGGCGGGGTCTATGTCGCGGCGTCGCTCGCCTGGCTGTGGGCGGTGGAAGGCTTCCGGCCGGACCGCTGGGACCTGATCGGTGGGGTGATCTGCGTTGTGGGTGCAGCCGTCGTGGTGTTCGGGCCGCGCGGGTAG
- the rbfA gene encoding 30S ribosome-binding factor RbfA, giving the protein MKRGSHTAAATGPSQRQLRVGELVRHALAEVLARGDHADPALGKTLITVPEVRMSPDLKIATCYVMPLGGKDEKKVVAALEANAKPLRGEVGRRLELKFIPELRFRLDTSFDEGARIDALLRSPDVARDLDDKNNLDDKNDGDDE; this is encoded by the coding sequence ATGAAACGCGGTTCCCACACCGCTGCCGCCACCGGTCCCTCGCAGCGCCAGTTGCGCGTCGGCGAGCTGGTGCGCCATGCGCTGGCCGAGGTGCTGGCGCGGGGCGACCACGCGGACCCGGCGCTCGGCAAGACGCTCATCACCGTACCCGAAGTGCGGATGAGCCCGGATCTCAAGATCGCGACCTGTTACGTCATGCCGCTTGGTGGCAAGGACGAGAAAAAGGTGGTCGCGGCCTTGGAAGCCAATGCCAAGCCGCTGCGCGGCGAGGTCGGCCGTCGCCTCGAGCTGAAATTCATTCCGGAACTTCGTTTCCGCCTCGACACTTCGTTCGACGAGGGGGCGCGCATCGATGCGCTGCTGCGCTCGCCGGACGTTGCCCGCGACCTCGACGACAAGAACAATCTCGACGACAAGAACGACGGAGACGACGAATGA